In the genome of bacterium, the window CGCTGACCAGAAAGGCATCTCCTCTGGCGGGTTTCTCCTCTGAAAGGCGGATTCCGGCATGGGCCTTCGCGGAGGAAAGGGAGGCCGCCGAAAGACACAACAGTAAAAGCGCAACGAAGAGGCGATACCTGAGAGGTTTGTTCAGCAATTTTATTCCAACCGGTTGTTATTTAAGAAACTTCGCAACTGCGCCGGTGATGGCGGTTGCGACGCTGTCGCGGTAGGCGGCGGAGCCGAGAAGTTTTTCTTCCTTCGCGTTTGATATGAAAGCCGTTTCCACCAGCACCGAGGGCATTACCGCGCCGGTGAGGACGTAGAAGGGGGCCCTCTTGACTCCGAGATTCCTTACCGAGCCGTGGTTTTTAGCTACCGCCGTGACCAGCTCGCTCTGGATAATCTTCGCCAGCCTCTGCGATTCGGGAACCTTCATGCCCAGAAGGACGTCCGCGAGAAGGTGTTCCGTCTCGGCCACAGTGTCCTCGGAGTTGGCGTTTTCCATCGCGGCGACCTTGCGCGCCGAGCGGTCGGAGGAGCGGTCGAGGTAATAGGTCTCTATCCCCCTCGCCTTTCTGGACCTGCTGGCGTTGGCATGAATGGAGATGAAGAGGTCGGCGCCGAAGGCGTTCGCCATTGCGGTTCTGCTGGACAAAGAAAGGGTTTCGTCCTTTTCCCTGGTGAGCTTGATCACGCAGGGTATTGTCGTTTTGAGGAGGTCTCTCAGCGCCTTGGCGATTTCAAGGGTGACGTTCTTTTCCATCAACCCCGATTTTCCTATTGCGCCGGGGTCGGCGCCGCCGTGTCCGGGGTCTATGAGTATCCGTATCTCTTTTTGCGGGGCTTCCTGTTTCGCCTGCTGGGAGACGATGATGTCGGTCACCGGGGGCATGGCGAGCGAAGCGACAACGGGGCCGCTCTCGTCGATCATCACCGGCTTTTCCTCCGCCGCTACGGGTTTTTCCTCGGGCGCTTTCGCGCTTTGGGCTACAGGCTGTGCGGTCTCCGGAGGAGCCTTGACGGGGTCCGGGGCCGCCGCCGTTTTTGCGGCTTCCGCCGTAGCGGCCTGTTTCGGTTCGGAGTCCATAAGCTTTTGAAGATCGGCCTTTTCCTCGCTGACCTCCCTGACCGCGACTTCCGGAATGGAGACGGAAGGAAGAGGGGGAGCGGCGAGGGGACTTACCGGTATTGAGGGATCCGGCCTGAGGGGGAGGTCGTCCAGCGCGAGAATCTGGTGGCGCTCCTCCTCGGTGGGCGCCTTGCAGACCTTGGATTCCTCTATGAGGTGAGCCACGATGTCCGCGTCGCTCTTCATCTGCGGGTCGTGAAAGACGTCTATGACGACCCGGTAGGGGTCGAGGAGGGGGAAGATCGTGTATTTCGCGGGGGCGTCCAGGTCCAGAACCACCCTTGCCGTATCCTGAGAGTATTGGCCGACGCGGATTCTGGTGACAAGGCCGTCGCTGACGGTCCCGTTCTCCAGACACCCCCCGGCGAGCTTTACCTTGGTCAGATCTACGAATATTCTCGCCGGTTTGTTGTTGAGGGGGTCTTCGGGAAGGGATTCCGCCACGAAGGAGGCCCTGCCGCCGAGCTCGAAGATGATTCTCGTGTAGGCGGGGGCGGACCAGTAACGCACCTTTGAAAGAAAAGTGCCCTTTCCCGCTTCCTTTATCCTCTTTTTGGCGGTGCCCGCCATGTCGCTCTTCGGGTATTCCTTCAATATCCGCTGCAGCAGTTCCTTTTGCTTCTTTACGTCGCCCTTCCTCTCCCAGAGGGCCGCCGCCCGGAAGAGGCCGTCGTCGGCGAGGTTGGACTTTCTGAAGGATTTGGCGATTTTGAGATAGTTATCCGAAGCCTTTGCGAAGTCGTCTTCGAGGCCCGATATCTTCCACGCTTTGTCGTAGCAGATGCCGTACATGTAAATGGCGTCGTCGCGCTTGTCGCTGCTGCTTTTGCCCGCCGCCGCGTAAGTCTTCGCGAGCTGCCGCCACTCTTCGGCTATTGAATTTCGCTTATCGTCGGCGTTTAAAGACAGGTAATCCGCCCGCGCCTTGTCGTAGGTAACCGCTTTTGCGGCGGAAGCGGCAAAAAAGGCTGCGAGAATGATTAAAAGAAATATTTTTTTACCGTTTACCAAGAAAATTTCCCCAGTTTGTCAAGTCCCGCAAGGGTTACCGTAAGATAGGTCCGATGGTCGTATTTGTCTTTTTCAAGCAAGTAAACCAGAGTGTGGGTTATTGTCATCTCCCAGCACGGATGCTTTAATAAAAGCGCGTAAGTCGTTTCGAGACTCTTTTTGTCAAACTGCGAATATCTGTTTCTATAGTGTAGCGAAGCGAAGTCCGTAAATCCATAAGTAAAACCGCCGTCAATGTAATCGGCTTCGTCTTTAACGAATCTCCTCGCTATATAAAGTTCGTCTCCCTTCTTGTTCAAGCCTTTTATCTGCGAAGCCCACCTCAGCCACCCGTTTTCTTCTTCGGTATCGTATACGCCGTCTCCCGTAATCCTGAGCGACGCAAAAGGCCGGAACTCGGCCTCCGCCCGTACCGGGAGCCATTCCCTGAAAACCCCCTCGTCGCCCTGACCTTCCGTCAGCCGCAAGGGGCGTCTTACGTCGAGAGAGAAAAAATCCCTTCCGTCTTCGGGTGCGAGGATGCTTGTCTTCAGCCCGAGCGTGGTAAGGGACATCTCCTCGAAGATATCCTCGTGGTCGAAAAAGGGGGCTTCCTCCTCTTCCCTGCCCCTTCCGTCCCAGCGGTAGAGGGCGAAAGGCTCCACTATATGCGTCCAGCCGCCCCAGGTATCGTAGAGGGCGAGGTGCGCCGACAGCTCCGTCCAGGGCGCTCCCTGAACGGCATTCGCGCCTTCGAGGGAGTAATAATTGTAACGGTATCCGGCGGAAGCCTTGGCCCCCGCGCCCAGATCTCCCACGCCGAGGGAAAACCCCTGATTTATCCTGTACCTTTGACCCTCGACCCCTTCGTTTCTGGTGAAATTGTCCGCCGAGAACTCCGTGAAGCTGAAGAGCGGCCCCCAAACAGGAGTGTCCCTTCCCATGAACCCCACCGAGGGGAGCTTTTGCAGTACCTCGTCCTGCGGGTCGTGGAAGGACTCGGTCCAGAGTCCGAGGCCGTAATAAGTCCCGTAACCGGCGGTGTGAGCCCCGTAAATCCGGCTTTTCTTCAGGGCTACGCCCCTCTCTTCGAGGGTATTGCCGAGGTCGCGGTAAGCGTCCTTGTCGGTCACGTAATCTATCTGGATGTCGAGGGTCTTGTCCTCCGAGAAACGAGAATTGTGGTCGGCCTTTATTTCCGCCCTGTTGTCCGAGCCGTCTTTGTCCTGCAGGAATTTCAGGTCCAGCTCGCCCTCGTGACCGGCGGCGAGAATGTAGCGCAAACGGGCGTCCTCGCTCCACCCTTTTTCGCTCATGTAGCCCAGAGTGAAGAGAAGATCGGCGTTATCCGCGAAGGCGTAGTAGAAAGGGACGAGGGCCTCGAACCCTCTCGTGCCCGAGTAGCCCAGCTTCGGCGGAAGAAGGCCGGACTGTCTTTTCAGTTTTACGGGGTAGAAAAAATAGGGGAGGTAGAAGGCGGGAACCCTCTCGACGCGAAAGACGCCGCCTCCCCCCGTCAGGTAGCCCTCGATCTCCACCTCCATCCAGTCGGCGTCGATAGACCACGAGGGAAAGACCTTTTCGCAGGCGGTAAAGGAGGCCTCTTCGGCCCGGTAGGAGAATTCCCCGGTTCGCTGCAGTTTTTTCGCGCTTATCGTATAGCCGCTCTCGGCGAGATAAAGCTCCCCTCCGAAGATGTCGCCTTCGAGAGTGTCCACGCTCAGCCGGACGCTCTCGCACTTAATCCTGTTGCCGGAGGCGTCGGAGATAGCGACCCCTCCCCCCGCGCTTATCTCACCCTTCACCCGGTCGTAAGTGACGCTTCTGGCGGTGAGAACCCTTTCCCCCCACTCTATCTTTACCTCTCCCTCGGCCTTTACGGAATCGGCGGTAACTTCGAGGTTTCCGGAGAGGAAATTTACCGGCGCGGCGGCGCGGCTGTCCGTAAAAGTCGCGGCGAGAGAAGCCCCTGCGAAAAAGAGCAGGGCGAAGGCCGTAAGGGCGGCTCTTTTCAACCAACCCACCCTTCGCGCCTGAGAATTGACCTCGCCTGGCCGACGAGGGTAAGCGAGCCGGTTATAAGGACGAGGTCGCCCTTTCCCGCAAGCTCCAGCGCAGTTTTATAGGCGTCCGAAAGAGTCTCGGAGACCCTCGCCTTTATTCCCACCCCTTCGCTCAGCGCCCCCAGCTCCGCCGGAGAGATAGCCCGCCTGCTGTCGGAACGGGTGAGGATTATCTCGTCGGCGAGGGGGGCGAGGTCGCGGACGATGGAGAGGGCGTCCTTGTCGCCGAGTATGCCAAGGACAAGTATCAGCCTCTCTCTCGGGAAGCCGCTTTCAAGCGCCTTTGCAAGAGCCCTGGCGGCGTGGGGGTTGTGCGCCCCGTCCAGAAGTATTCTCGGCCCCCTCCCGAAAAGTTCCAGCCGCCCGGCCCACCTGACGTTTTTAAGGCCGTTTCGGATTGCCTCTTCGCCGATGGTTACGCCGGAGGAGACGAGCCCCTCGACAAGCGCCAGCGCCACCGCGAGATTATCCTTCTGGTAGGAGCCGGGGAGGCCGAGTTCAAGGTTCTTTAACGAAATGTTCATTCCCCTGTAATTGTAAAGGCCGGACTTTTCCTCTACCGTGAAGTCCCTGCCCATGACGTAAAGAGGCGTTTCCAGCTCTTTGGCCACTCTCGAAATCTCATAGAGAGCCTCGCCCGTCGCGCCTGTCGCGAGGGGAACCCCCTTCTTGGCGATGCCTGCCTTTTCGCGGGCTATGAGCGTTTCCGTTCCGCCAAGCTGCTCGGCATGTTCGAGGGAGACGTTTGTTATTGCGCACGCCTTTGGAGTGATTATATTTGTCGAGTCGAGCCTGCCGCCCATTCCCACTTCAATTACGGCGAAGTCAGCCTTTTCCCTTGCGAAATACAAGAAGGCTACCGCGGTTATTATCTCGAACTGGGTCATGCCGGAGAGGGCCGGGTTCGCCCTGACGGCTTCGAGGACCTCTTCGAGGAGTCCGGGCAGGGCTTCGTCGGGCATTAAAGAGCCGTCGATTCTCATCCGCTCTCCGAAAAATTCAAGGGGCGGAGAGGTGTAGAGGCCGGTTCTTCTGCCGGAGGCGGTAAGGATGGAGGAGGTCATGGCGCAGACGCTCCCCTTCCCGTTGGTGCCCGCGACGTGCGCGGCCGGGTATCTTTTCTCGGGATTGCCGAGGGCGTCCATGCAGGCGGATATTCGGGAGAGGCCGAGATTGATGCCGAATTTGTCCAGAGAATCTATAAAATCAAGGGCTTCTTTTGGCGTCATTTATAACAGTGACTCCACTTTTCCAGTGTTTGCTGTACATTTAAGAGGCTGTTTAAAAACGTCGAGAGAGCCCCGGTTTCAAGGAGACGCACAGCAAGAAGCGAGACATAACCGTGTGTTAGGCGAGCGAGAAGCGAATCGCGACGCAGAAAACACAGGTTCGCAACAGTTTTCAACAGCCTCTTAACGGTTAGTACCAAAAATTCCGGCTGTCTGTCTACAAAAGGCCGCGCGAAGAAAATAAAATTTCAAGATTTGGAGCGAACTTTTTTTTATTGACATTACGGGGCGCGTATTCATAAAATTCGCGCCTTTTACGGGTCCGGGCATCCGGCCCGCTGTTAGAACAAAATCGTTAACGAAAAGACGAGAATATAATAGAGGAAGATGCCCCAGGGGCAACAGGTGTAAAAAATGGACGAACAGATTTTAAAAACCAGAAACATCGGCATTTCGGCCCACATCGACTCAGGCAAGACTACGCTCACCGAGCGCATTCTTTTTTATACCGCGCGCATCCACGCGATTCACGAGGTCAAGGGCAAGGACGGCGCGGGCGCCACCATGGACTTCATGGAACTGGAAAAGGAGCGCGGAATCACGATAACCTCCGCCGCCACGAACTGCGAGTGGGACGGTTACCACATCAATATCATCGACACCCCCGGGCACGTTGACTTCACCATCGAGGTCGAGCGCGCCCTCCGCGTGCTTGACGGGGCCATCCTGGTTCTCTGCTCGGTCGGCGGCGTCCAGTCCCAGTCGATAACCGTCGATCGCCAGATGAACCGCTACAAGGTTCCCCGCATCGCTTTCATAAACAAGTGCGACCGCACCGGCGCGAACCCCTACCGCGTCGTCGAGCAGATCCGCGAAAAGCTCCAGCAGAACGCGGTGATGATGCAGATTCCCATCGGGCTTGAAAACGACATGCAGGGCGTGGTTGACCTCATCGCGATGAAGGCTCTCTACTTCGACGGTCCCAACGGCGAAGATATCCGCATTGAGGAGATTCCCGCGAATCTCGCCGAGGAGGCCAAGACCCGCCGCGAGGAGATGCTCGACGCCGTCTCGATGTTCTCCGACGACCTCATGGAGGCCGTCCTCGAAGGCACCGCGACCGAAGAGATGATAAACGCCGCCATCAGGAAGGGAACCCTGGCCATCGCCCTGACTCCCGTCTTCATCGGCTCGGCATACAAGAACAAGGCCGTCCAGCCCCTGCTCGACGCCGTCTGCAAGTTCCTTCCCAACCCCGACGACGTAGAGAACAAGGCTCTCGACCTCGACAATAACGAGGCGGAGGTGATCGTTCACCCCGAGGCGGACAAAGACACCGTCGCCCTCGCCTTCAAGCTCGAAGACGGCCGCTACGGACAGCTCACCTACGTCCGGGTCTATCAGGGCACGCTGGGCAAGGGAGACACCATCGTCAACGCCCGCACCGGCAAGAAGCACAAGGTCGGCAGACTGGTGCGCATGCACGCCGCCGAGATGGAGGAGATAGAGCGTTCCTCCTCCGGCGACATAGTCGCGGTCTTCGGCATAGAGTGCGCCTCCGGCGATACTTTCTGCGGCCCGGACGTGCATTACACGATGACCTCGATGCACGTGCCGGAGCCGGTCATAAGCCTCGCCATCGCGCCGAAGGACAACAAGGCACAGATAAACATGTCCAAGGCCCTCGGAAGATTCACCAAGGAAGACCCCACCTTCCGCACCTTTATCGATCCCGAATCCAACGAGACGATCATCCAGGGCATGGGCGAGCTTCACCTCGACATCTACGTCGAGCGCATGAAGCGCGAATACGGCGCCGAAGTCATCATCGGCCAGCCGCAGGTCGCCTACCGCGAGACGGTCACCCAGAGGACCAACTTCGACTACGTCCACAAAAAGCAGACCGGCGGCAGCGGCCAGTACGGTCGCGTGGCCGGTTTCATGGAGCCGATGGAAGAGGGCGAGTACGAATTCGTCGACTCCATCGTGGGCGGTTCTATTCCGAGAGAATTCATCTCCTCCTGCGACAAGGGCTTCAAGGCCTGCCTCAAGAAGGGCTCCCTTATCGGCGCCCCCGTCACCGGAGTGAAGATGACCATAAACGACGGCGCCTCCCACGCGGTCGACTCCTCGGACAACGCCTTCCAGTCAGCCGCCATCGGAGCCTTCCGCCAGGCTTACTCCAAGGCCAGCCCCCAGATACTCGAACCCATAATGAAGGTCGTCGTGGAGACCCCCTCGGAATTCCAGGGCGGCGTCCTCGGTACGATAAACCAGCGCAGGGGCATGATCGTCGGCACCAGCGAAGACGGCGCCTACTCGGTAATCGAGTCGGAAGTGCCGCTCTCCGAGATGTTCGGCTACTCCACGGTTCTTCGCTCCTCCACGCAGGGCAAGGCCGAGTTCACTATGGAATTCGCTCGCTACCGCCCTGTGCCGAAGCAGGTTTCGGAGGATCTCATCAAAAAGTATCAGGAAGAACTGAAGAAAAAATCGGCCGCCTGATATATGGCCAAATCCTCACAGGTAATCCGTCTTTGCGACAGGAGTCACAATATGCTTAAGACTGAACTGGTGGCAAAAAACCCGCTTCGAGTATTCGACCAGAGCCGTGAGGGAGGTCTTGCGCCCGGACAGACCGGACTTATCGCCGCCCGCGCCGGCACCGGCAAAACCGCGATGCTCATACAGATATCGCTCGACAACCTCTTTCGCCAGAATGCGGTGCTCCACATCTCCATCGGGGAGACCGTCAGCCACGTTCAGGCATGGTACGACGAGATTTTCCGCGATCTGGCCCTCGGCTACGATCTGGAAATGGCCCGCAACGTCTGGGAAGACGCCATAAAGGACCGCCTCATCCTTACCTTCAGGGCGAACGTCTTTACCGTACCGACCCTGAAAGAGCGCATGGGAGACCTTGTCGCCCAAAACATTTTTACCCCGAAGGTCATTTTGATAGACGGCATCGACCTGCACAAGCAGTCCCGCGAAATGCTTGAGAACCTTCGCGACTTTATCCGCGAGAGCGGCCTGAAGGCCTGGGTCGCGACCAGAACCCACCGCGAGGACGGAGAGCTTGTGGAGCTTATCTCTCCGCTTTCGGACCTCTTCGACGTCATTATCGGCATCGAGCCCTCGACAGACGCGCTTAAACTCACCGCATTTAAAAATCCCGGCCACGAAGGCGAGTCGGTTGCGGTGAC includes:
- a CDS encoding elongation factor G; this translates as MDEQILKTRNIGISAHIDSGKTTLTERILFYTARIHAIHEVKGKDGAGATMDFMELEKERGITITSAATNCEWDGYHINIIDTPGHVDFTIEVERALRVLDGAILVLCSVGGVQSQSITVDRQMNRYKVPRIAFINKCDRTGANPYRVVEQIREKLQQNAVMMQIPIGLENDMQGVVDLIAMKALYFDGPNGEDIRIEEIPANLAEEAKTRREEMLDAVSMFSDDLMEAVLEGTATEEMINAAIRKGTLAIALTPVFIGSAYKNKAVQPLLDAVCKFLPNPDDVENKALDLDNNEAEVIVHPEADKDTVALAFKLEDGRYGQLTYVRVYQGTLGKGDTIVNARTGKKHKVGRLVRMHAAEMEEIERSSSGDIVAVFGIECASGDTFCGPDVHYTMTSMHVPEPVISLAIAPKDNKAQINMSKALGRFTKEDPTFRTFIDPESNETIIQGMGELHLDIYVERMKREYGAEVIIGQPQVAYRETVTQRTNFDYVHKKQTGGSGQYGRVAGFMEPMEEGEYEFVDSIVGGSIPREFISSCDKGFKACLKKGSLIGAPVTGVKMTINDGASHAVDSSDNAFQSAAIGAFRQAYSKASPQILEPIMKVVVETPSEFQGGVLGTINQRRGMIVGTSEDGAYSVIESEVPLSEMFGYSTVLRSSTQGKAEFTMEFARYRPVPKQVSEDLIKKYQEELKKKSAA
- a CDS encoding LPS-assembly protein LptD translates to MKRAALTAFALLFFAGASLAATFTDSRAAAPVNFLSGNLEVTADSVKAEGEVKIEWGERVLTARSVTYDRVKGEISAGGGVAISDASGNRIKCESVRLSVDTLEGDIFGGELYLAESGYTISAKKLQRTGEFSYRAEEASFTACEKVFPSWSIDADWMEVEIEGYLTGGGGVFRVERVPAFYLPYFFYPVKLKRQSGLLPPKLGYSGTRGFEALVPFYYAFADNADLLFTLGYMSEKGWSEDARLRYILAAGHEGELDLKFLQDKDGSDNRAEIKADHNSRFSEDKTLDIQIDYVTDKDAYRDLGNTLEERGVALKKSRIYGAHTAGYGTYYGLGLWTESFHDPQDEVLQKLPSVGFMGRDTPVWGPLFSFTEFSADNFTRNEGVEGQRYRINQGFSLGVGDLGAGAKASAGYRYNYYSLEGANAVQGAPWTELSAHLALYDTWGGWTHIVEPFALYRWDGRGREEEEAPFFDHEDIFEEMSLTTLGLKTSILAPEDGRDFFSLDVRRPLRLTEGQGDEGVFREWLPVRAEAEFRPFASLRITGDGVYDTEEENGWLRWASQIKGLNKKGDELYIARRFVKDEADYIDGGFTYGFTDFASLHYRNRYSQFDKKSLETTYALLLKHPCWEMTITHTLVYLLEKDKYDHRTYLTVTLAGLDKLGKFSW
- a CDS encoding bifunctional folylpolyglutamate synthase/dihydrofolate synthase codes for the protein MTPKEALDFIDSLDKFGINLGLSRISACMDALGNPEKRYPAAHVAGTNGKGSVCAMTSSILTASGRRTGLYTSPPLEFFGERMRIDGSLMPDEALPGLLEEVLEAVRANPALSGMTQFEIITAVAFLYFAREKADFAVIEVGMGGRLDSTNIITPKACAITNVSLEHAEQLGGTETLIAREKAGIAKKGVPLATGATGEALYEISRVAKELETPLYVMGRDFTVEEKSGLYNYRGMNISLKNLELGLPGSYQKDNLAVALALVEGLVSSGVTIGEEAIRNGLKNVRWAGRLELFGRGPRILLDGAHNPHAARALAKALESGFPRERLILVLGILGDKDALSIVRDLAPLADEIILTRSDSRRAISPAELGALSEGVGIKARVSETLSDAYKTALELAGKGDLVLITGSLTLVGQARSILRREGWVG
- a CDS encoding N-acetylmuramoyl-L-alanine amidase → MVNGKKIFLLIILAAFFAASAAKAVTYDKARADYLSLNADDKRNSIAEEWRQLAKTYAAAGKSSSDKRDDAIYMYGICYDKAWKISGLEDDFAKASDNYLKIAKSFRKSNLADDGLFRAAALWERKGDVKKQKELLQRILKEYPKSDMAGTAKKRIKEAGKGTFLSKVRYWSAPAYTRIIFELGGRASFVAESLPEDPLNNKPARIFVDLTKVKLAGGCLENGTVSDGLVTRIRVGQYSQDTARVVLDLDAPAKYTIFPLLDPYRVVIDVFHDPQMKSDADIVAHLIEESKVCKAPTEEERHQILALDDLPLRPDPSIPVSPLAAPPLPSVSIPEVAVREVSEEKADLQKLMDSEPKQAATAEAAKTAAAPDPVKAPPETAQPVAQSAKAPEEKPVAAEEKPVMIDESGPVVASLAMPPVTDIIVSQQAKQEAPQKEIRILIDPGHGGADPGAIGKSGLMEKNVTLEIAKALRDLLKTTIPCVIKLTREKDETLSLSSRTAMANAFGADLFISIHANASRSRKARGIETYYLDRSSDRSARKVAAMENANSEDTVAETEHLLADVLLGMKVPESQRLAKIIQSELVTAVAKNHGSVRNLGVKRAPFYVLTGAVMPSVLVETAFISNAKEEKLLGSAAYRDSVATAITGAVAKFLK